DNA from Burkholderiales bacterium:
CGCCGAGAGCTTGTCGACCTCGACCTTCAGCGCGCGCCACATGTCCACGGTCAGCGCGTTGAGCCTGGCCGGGTTGTGCAGCGCTACGGTCGCGATGGCGCCGTCGCGCGAGACGAGGATTTCGGGCATGGCGGGAAAGGCTTTGGATTCTAGCCCACGGTGCGTTGACACGCATCGGGGCGGACGCTAGCGTTCACGCATAACAAAGCCGTGGCGGCGGCGCTCGATCGCCGGTCCAATCACACACTGGAGGAAACATGATTCGCCTGCTGTCTGCTGTCGCGCTCGGCCTTGCAGTCACCGCCGCCTTCGGCCAGGAAAGCTACCCTTCGCGCGCGATCACGATCATCGTGCCCAACCCGCCGGGCGGCATGAACCAGATCACCGCGCAGCCGATGTCGGCGGTCATCGAGAAGCTCACCAAGCAGCCCGCGCCGGTCGTGAACAAACCCGGCGCCACCGCCGCGGTCGGCACCGCTTACGTCGCGCAGCAAAAGCCCGACGGCTACACCATCCTCGTGACGACGCCGAACATCTATCTCGTCGTCGAGAAGAACAAGGCGCAGCACGTCGACGCGCCCTACAAGCTCGAGCAGATCCAGCCGCTCGCGCTCACCAGCGCCGATCCGCTGGTCCTCACGGTGCAGACCGAGAGCCCGTGGAAGACGGCGAAGGAGTTCATCGCCGAAGCCAAGGCGAAGGACGGCCAGCTCGCGTTCTCGAGCTCGGGTCCGTACGGGGTCACCCACGTGCCTTTCGCGCAGTTCCTCGATCTCGCGGGCTTGCGCATGCGGCATGTCCCGACCACGGGCGGCGGCCCGGCGGTGACGCAGCTCCTCGGCGGCCATGTGCAGGCGACCGGACAAGGGCTCGCCGCGGTCGCGCCGCACATCAAGGGCGGCAAGCTGCGTGCGCTCGCGTCCTGGGGCGCGAAGCGCCATTCGAGCCTCCCCGACGTCGCCACGTTCAAGGAGCTCGGCTACGACCTCGAGGCGTACCTGTGGGTCGGTCTCTTCACGACCGCCGGCGTGCCCGAGCCGACGCTGAAAGCGATGCGCGACCTGATCCGCCGCACCATGACCGATCCGCTGTACAGGCAGGCGATGGAGAAAGCCAGCGTCGAAGTGGATTACCGCGACACGCCCGACTTCATGAAGTTCTTCCAGGCCGATTACAAGCGTCTCGGGCCGTCGGTCGAGAAGCTCGCGAAAGAAGAGAAAAAATGAAGATTAAAAGCGTCGAACCGATCGCGGTCAGCCTGCCGCTGGCCAACCCGATCAAGATGGCGGGCGTGGTGCTCACCTCGGCCGAGAACGTGCTCGTGAAGCTCACGACCGACGGCGGGATCGTCGGCTGGGGCGAAGCCGCGTCGGCGCCGAGCATGACCGGCGAGACGGTGGAGAGCATGGTCGCGGCGATCCGTTACCTCGCGCCCTACGTCGAAGGGTCGGAGCTCGCCGACCTCGACGGCATCGACGAGCGCGTCGACCGCGCGCTCTACGGCAACAAGGCGGCGAAATCGGCGGTCGAGATCGCGCTGATGGACGCCCTCGGCAAAGCTTCGGCCAAGCCTGCATACGAGCTCCTCGGCGGCAAGCGCCGCGAGCGCGTGCCGATGCTGCGCATGATCGCGGCGAGCGATCCCAAGGCCGATGTCGAGGAAGCGAAGCGCTGCAAGGCCGAAGGCTACGTCGCGTTCAAGGTGAAAGTCGGCACCGGCGCGCCGTCACGCGACGCCGAGCGCACCCGGCTCGTCCGCGAAGCGCTCGGGCGCGACGTGCTCGTGTGCTCGGACGCGAACCAGGGCTGGTCGGTCGAAGAAGCGCTGGAGTACGTGCGTGCGCTCGAAGGCGCCGGCCTCGACTTCTTCGAGCAGCCGATCATGGGCCACGACATCGAAGGCATGGCGCGCATCGCGGCTGCGACGAAGATCGCGATCGGCTTCGACGAAGGGCTGCACGGCCTCGCGGACGTGAAGCGGCATCACTCGGCACACGCCGGCGCGGGCGCGAGCCTCAAGACCATCAAGCTCGGCGGCATGCGCCAAGTCTGCCGCGCGGCGGCGCTCATGCACGAGCTCGGCATGAAAGTGAACCTCGCGGGCAAGATGTCGGAGTCGGGCATCGCCACCGCCGCGGTGCTGCACATCGCCGCAGCAGTTCCGTCGGTCGACTGGGCGGTGAGCCCGACCAGCCCGTATCTCGCCGAAGACGTGCTCGCGAAGCCGCTCACGTTCGAGCGCGGTCACGCGATCGTACCGTCGGGCGTGGGGCTCGGGATCGAAGTCGACGTAGATCGGGTGCGCCGGTTCGCTCTGCGCTGAAAAATGAACCGCAGAGGACGCAGAGGACGCGGAGGAAAACCAAAACCATTCTTGAGCAAGACGTCTTCGTCGAAAGTGACCGCCGGTCTTCCTCTGCGTCCTCTGCGTCCTCTGCGGTAAATAACGCCCTTAAACTTTGATGCAGGCGACGTAGTGTCCCGGCTGCGCCTCACGCAGCTCGGGTACGACCTGTTTGCATTCTTCGCTCGCGAGGGGACAGCGCGTGTGGAACACGCAGCCCTGCGGCGGATTCAACGGGCTCGGCACTTCTCCGCCCAGGACGCGATGCTCGCGCGTCGCTTCGACCGCCGGATCGGGGATCGGCACCGCGTCGAGCAGCGCCCTGGTATACGGATGCAGCGGGTTCTCGTACAGCGCGTCGCGGTCGGCGATTTCCATCGCGCGGCCGAGGTACATCACCACGATGCGGTCGGAGATGTGGCGCACTACCGCCAGATCGTGCGCGATGAAAAGATACGTGAGCCCGAGCCGTTTCTGCAGGTCTTCGAGCAGGTTGATGATCTGCGCCTGTATCGACACGTCGAGCGCCGAGACCGGCTCGTCGCACACGATGAACGAAGGCTCCATCGCGAGCGCGCGGGCGATGCCGACGCGCTGGCGCTGCCCGCCCGAAAGCTCGTGCGGATAGCGCTGCGCCATGTATTCGAAGAGCCCCACCTGAGTCAGGAGCTCGGTCACTCGACGCCGCGCGGCTTCGCGATCGGGCTGCAGCTTGTACACGAGCAGGGGCTCGGCGACGATGTCGCCGATCGTCATGCGCGGGTTGAGCGACGAATAAGGGTCCTGGAAGATGACCTGGATCTGCCGGCGGTAGCGTCTCAGCGCGGCGCCATGCGCGCGCGTGACGTCCTCGCCGGCGTACCGCATCTCGCCCGCGGTCGGATCGTCGAGCCTGAGCAGCGTGCGCCCGACCGTGGTCTTGCCGCAGCCCGATTCGCCGACGAGGCCGAGCGTCTCGCCGCGGAACACGTCGAACGAGAGGCCGTCGACCGCGCGCACGACGGTCTTGCCGCCGGACAGCGCTTTCAGTCCCGTCGCCACTTCGAAGTGCGTCTTGAGATTTCGAACCGAGAGCAGCGGTGCGCCCCGGTCGATCGTCTTGGTCCCGGCGGCCGCTGAAGAACGCTGCACGAGGCCGAGCCCTTCGGCGCCGACCTGCGCCATCTCCAGCGCGCGCACGCAGGCCGACCAGTGCGCGGGCTCCGCTTCGACGAGCGGCGGCTGCGCGCACAGCGACTCGGGCACCTGCGCGGCGCAGCGCGGCGCGAAGCGACAGCCCTGCGGCGGGTCGAGAAGATTCGGCGGCATGCCTTCGATCGTCTCGAGCTTGAGCCCGCGCGGCCGGTCCAGCCGCGGCACCGAGCGCAGCAGGCCGGCGGTATACGGATGCAGCGGCTTCGCGAAGAGCGCGCGCGCGTCCGCCCGCTCCGAGAGCTTCGCCGCGTACATCACGTTCACGCGATCGGCGTAACGCGCGACGATGCCGAGGTTGTGCGTAATGACGACGAGCGCGACACCGAGATCGCGCGAGAGGTCTTTCATCAGCCGCAGGATCTGCGCCTGTATCGTCACATCGAGCGCGGTCGTCGGCTCGTCGGCGATGACGAGCTTCGGATTGCAGGCGAGCGCGATCGCGATCATCGCGCGCTGGCGCATCCCGCCCGAGAACTGGTGCGGATACTGGTCGAGGCGGCGCTCGACGTCGGGGATGCCGACCATCCTCAGGAGCTCGGCCGCGCGCGCACGCGCGGCGGCCTCGTCCATCTTCAGATGCAGGCGCAGCGGCTCCATGAGCTGGAAGCCGACCGTCAGCACCGGATTGAGCGAGGTCATCGGCTCCTGGAAGATCATCGCGATCTCGCGGCCGCGGATCGCTCGCATGGCTTCCTGCGGAAGCTCGAGGAGATCGCGGCCTTCGAACAGCACGCGGCCGCTCACCCGCGCG
Protein-coding regions in this window:
- a CDS encoding tripartite tricarboxylate transporter substrate binding protein — encoded protein: MIRLLSAVALGLAVTAAFGQESYPSRAITIIVPNPPGGMNQITAQPMSAVIEKLTKQPAPVVNKPGATAAVGTAYVAQQKPDGYTILVTTPNIYLVVEKNKAQHVDAPYKLEQIQPLALTSADPLVLTVQTESPWKTAKEFIAEAKAKDGQLAFSSSGPYGVTHVPFAQFLDLAGLRMRHVPTTGGGPAVTQLLGGHVQATGQGLAAVAPHIKGGKLRALASWGAKRHSSLPDVATFKELGYDLEAYLWVGLFTTAGVPEPTLKAMRDLIRRTMTDPLYRQAMEKASVEVDYRDTPDFMKFFQADYKRLGPSVEKLAKEEKK
- a CDS encoding enolase C-terminal domain-like protein, with protein sequence MKIKSVEPIAVSLPLANPIKMAGVVLTSAENVLVKLTTDGGIVGWGEAASAPSMTGETVESMVAAIRYLAPYVEGSELADLDGIDERVDRALYGNKAAKSAVEIALMDALGKASAKPAYELLGGKRRERVPMLRMIAASDPKADVEEAKRCKAEGYVAFKVKVGTGAPSRDAERTRLVREALGRDVLVCSDANQGWSVEEALEYVRALEGAGLDFFEQPIMGHDIEGMARIAAATKIAIGFDEGLHGLADVKRHHSAHAGAGASLKTIKLGGMRQVCRAAALMHELGMKVNLAGKMSESGIATAAVLHIAAAVPSVDWAVSPTSPYLAEDVLAKPLTFERGHAIVPSGVGLGIEVDVDRVRRFALR
- a CDS encoding ABC transporter ATP-binding protein gives rise to the protein MPPLLEVQDLDVRFVTSRGVVRAVEGISYDVNPGEIVALVGESGCGKSVSSLAIMRLLAPTARVSGRVLFEGRDLLELPQEAMRAIRGREIAMIFQEPMTSLNPVLTVGFQLMEPLRLHLKMDEAAARARAAELLRMVGIPDVERRLDQYPHQFSGGMRQRAMIAIALACNPKLVIADEPTTALDVTIQAQILRLMKDLSRDLGVALVVITHNLGIVARYADRVNVMYAAKLSERADARALFAKPLHPYTAGLLRSVPRLDRPRGLKLETIEGMPPNLLDPPQGCRFAPRCAAQVPESLCAQPPLVEAEPAHWSACVRALEMAQVGAEGLGLVQRSSAAAGTKTIDRGAPLLSVRNLKTHFEVATGLKALSGGKTVVRAVDGLSFDVFRGETLGLVGESGCGKTTVGRTLLRLDDPTAGEMRYAGEDVTRAHGAALRRYRRQIQVIFQDPYSSLNPRMTIGDIVAEPLLVYKLQPDREAARRRVTELLTQVGLFEYMAQRYPHELSGGQRQRVGIARALAMEPSFIVCDEPVSALDVSIQAQIINLLEDLQKRLGLTYLFIAHDLAVVRHISDRIVVMYLGRAMEIADRDALYENPLHPYTRALLDAVPIPDPAVEATREHRVLGGEVPSPLNPPQGCVFHTRCPLASEECKQVVPELREAQPGHYVACIKV